Proteins found in one Thalassomonas actiniarum genomic segment:
- the rlmD gene encoding 23S rRNA (uracil(1939)-C(5))-methyltransferase RlmD, which produces MANFFKASTKKHTLGQKITVRIERLDLNGCGVGYYQKKPVFVAGALVGETARVRVVEQKSKYLRGQLQGLENESKHRIAPFCRHYQKCGGCDLQHLAYQQQLNFKQDKVTQLFARNQINAPLPWQLPLLAGERHYRRKARIGVQYAKDGSATIGFRQKATNDLVALDACPVLVEPVTDIFALLKPLLASLSVKQAIGHIEVLVTGHITLIVRQLKPLTDEDKALWLQAATAHHWQILLDNGKDVLPLTRVEPLSYALSDGLTIGFTGKDFIQVNHDMNVQMVSQALDWLALDSGDKVLDLFCGLGNFSLPVAARVLQLTGVEGVQSMVERAQKNARDNGLENCAFYQADLNSSWQDLPWAQESFDKVLLDPARAGALEAIEQLLKFKIATLLYVSCDPATLARDSKVLLDAGYKIEKIAIMDMFSQTKHVETMVLFSYP; this is translated from the coding sequence ATGGCAAATTTTTTTAAAGCAAGCACAAAAAAACATACTCTGGGGCAAAAAATAACGGTGCGGATAGAGCGCCTGGATTTAAATGGCTGCGGGGTGGGGTATTATCAAAAAAAACCGGTTTTTGTTGCCGGCGCCCTGGTAGGAGAAACGGCCCGGGTACGGGTGGTCGAGCAAAAAAGTAAATATCTGCGCGGACAATTACAGGGGCTGGAGAACGAAAGTAAGCACAGGATAGCGCCTTTTTGCCGCCATTATCAAAAATGCGGCGGCTGTGATCTTCAGCATCTGGCCTATCAGCAACAGCTTAATTTTAAACAGGATAAAGTCACGCAGCTTTTCGCCCGCAACCAGATTAACGCCCCTTTACCCTGGCAGCTGCCGTTATTGGCCGGGGAAAGACATTACCGCCGAAAGGCACGTATCGGGGTGCAATATGCCAAAGACGGCAGTGCCACTATCGGCTTTCGCCAAAAAGCCACCAACGACCTGGTTGCCCTTGATGCCTGTCCAGTGCTGGTGGAGCCGGTTACCGATATCTTTGCGTTATTAAAGCCTTTGCTGGCAAGTTTATCGGTAAAGCAGGCGATAGGGCATATCGAAGTATTGGTTACCGGGCATATCACCCTGATTGTTCGCCAGTTGAAACCTTTAACGGATGAAGATAAGGCTTTGTGGCTACAGGCGGCAACAGCGCATCACTGGCAAATTCTGCTGGATAACGGCAAGGACGTGCTGCCCCTGACCCGGGTGGAGCCCCTCAGTTATGCCTTATCGGACGGACTCACCATCGGCTTTACCGGCAAGGACTTTATCCAGGTCAATCACGATATGAATGTGCAGATGGTTAGCCAGGCGCTGGACTGGTTGGCGCTGGACTCCGGTGATAAGGTGTTGGATTTATTTTGCGGCCTGGGCAATTTCAGTCTGCCGGTGGCGGCCCGGGTGCTGCAGCTGACAGGTGTTGAAGGGGTACAGAGCATGGTAGAACGGGCACAAAAAAATGCCCGGGATAACGGCCTGGAAAATTGTGCTTTTTATCAGGCAGACTTAAACAGTTCCTGGCAGGATTTGCCCTGGGCGCAGGAAAGTTTTGATAAAGTTCTGCTCGATCCGGCAAGAGCCGGCGCATTAGAGGCAATAGAGCAGCTGCTGAAGTTCAAAATCGCGACCTTGCTTTATGTCAGCTGCGATCCGGCAACGCTGGCCAGGGATAGTAAAGTTTTATTGGACGCCGGCTATAAAATTGAAAAAATCGCCATAATGGATATGTTTTCCCAGACCAAGCATGTTGAAACTATGGTATTGTTTAGTTACCCATAG
- the relA gene encoding GTP diphosphokinase: MVSVRKSHHMTETNFELWLASLELTPAKNQALEALWHQVKEYFTDQGECESKSFEMVEILAALNLDKDSLVAAFLCPLYEYHCLSMEYIEEHFNRQVFLLCKGVCQMEAIKALQQTQSNPLAVNQIDNIRRMLLAMVEDVRAVVIKLAERLCYLRIVKNADEELRVLAAKETANIYAPLANRLGIGQLKWELEDIAFRYLHPDVYSKIAKLLDEKRLDRERYMVEFVGDLNQKIKDAGISGTVYGRPKHIYSIWKKMQQKELDFEQLFDVRAVRVIVDQLQDCYGALGIVHTNWKHLANEFDDYVATPKPNGYQSIHTVVLGPEGKSIEVQIRTQQMHDDAELGVAAHWRYKEGSAGGKGGGFDEKIGWLRKILQWQEDISESGELIEELRSQVFEDRIYVFTPNGDVIDLPAGATPLDFAYYIHSNVGHCCIGAKVFGRIVPFTHKLQTGDQVEVLTSKKPNPSRDWLNPNLNYIHSARARAKVQHFFKSQDRDKHVLQGKELLDNELAKLQLSRVDLKEAAKRFNVTHVEDLYAALGSGNARLQQVINYLTQQDEKNQPVADIDPQSLIKPESTSKPAVDSNGITVSGVGNLLTHIAKCCHPVPGDEISGFITQGRGISVHRADCEQLKNAFKQQPEREVEVQWGDQSKQSYQVGVQVVASDRQGLVRDISTIIANERVSIVGLESHSDSRQQTTSMSIKMEIGNSEVLTRLMGKLLQLDDVHDVKRL, encoded by the coding sequence ATGGTTTCAGTGCGTAAGTCTCATCACATGACAGAGACAAATTTTGAGTTATGGTTGGCTTCGTTGGAATTAACGCCGGCGAAAAACCAGGCTTTAGAAGCCCTTTGGCATCAGGTAAAAGAGTATTTTACCGATCAGGGGGAATGTGAAAGTAAATCGTTTGAGATGGTAGAAATCCTGGCGGCATTAAACCTGGATAAAGACTCCCTGGTAGCGGCCTTTTTATGCCCCCTGTATGAGTACCATTGCCTGAGCATGGAGTACATAGAAGAGCACTTCAACCGGCAAGTTTTCCTGTTATGTAAAGGGGTTTGCCAGATGGAGGCGATTAAGGCGCTGCAGCAAACCCAGTCCAATCCGCTGGCGGTCAACCAGATAGACAATATCCGCCGCATGTTGCTGGCTATGGTGGAAGATGTCAGGGCGGTGGTGATCAAACTGGCCGAGCGCTTATGTTATTTACGTATCGTGAAAAACGCCGATGAAGAGTTGCGGGTGCTGGCAGCCAAGGAAACGGCCAACATCTATGCACCGCTGGCCAACCGTTTAGGCATAGGCCAGTTGAAGTGGGAGCTTGAAGACATTGCCTTTCGTTATTTGCACCCGGATGTCTACAGCAAGATCGCCAAGTTGCTGGATGAAAAACGTCTCGATCGTGAACGTTACATGGTGGAATTTGTCGGCGATCTTAACCAGAAAATTAAGGATGCCGGCATCAGCGGCACGGTTTACGGCCGTCCCAAGCATATTTACAGCATCTGGAAAAAAATGCAGCAAAAGGAACTGGATTTTGAACAGTTGTTTGATGTCCGTGCGGTACGGGTGATAGTCGACCAGCTGCAGGATTGCTACGGTGCCCTGGGGATAGTGCACACCAACTGGAAGCATCTGGCCAATGAATTTGACGATTATGTTGCCACGCCTAAACCCAATGGTTACCAGTCCATCCATACCGTGGTCCTGGGGCCGGAAGGTAAATCGATAGAAGTGCAGATCCGCACCCAGCAGATGCATGATGATGCCGAACTCGGGGTGGCGGCCCACTGGCGTTATAAAGAAGGCAGTGCCGGCGGCAAAGGCGGCGGTTTTGATGAGAAAATCGGTTGGCTGAGAAAGATTTTGCAATGGCAGGAAGACATCAGTGAAAGCGGTGAACTTATCGAAGAGCTGCGCAGCCAGGTATTTGAAGACCGCATTTATGTCTTTACCCCGAACGGCGATGTTATCGACCTGCCGGCGGGGGCTACACCGCTGGATTTTGCCTATTATATCCATTCCAATGTCGGTCACTGCTGCATCGGTGCCAAGGTCTTTGGCCGTATTGTGCCCTTTACCCATAAGCTGCAAACCGGGGACCAGGTGGAAGTGCTGACCAGCAAAAAACCTAACCCCAGCCGGGACTGGTTAAACCCGAATTTAAATTACATCCATAGTGCCCGGGCACGGGCCAAGGTACAGCATTTCTTTAAATCCCAGGACAGGGACAAGCATGTGCTGCAAGGCAAAGAGCTGCTCGATAACGAGCTGGCGAAACTCCAGCTCAGTAGAGTTGATCTTAAAGAGGCGGCGAAACGTTTTAATGTCACCCATGTGGAAGACTTATATGCGGCGTTAGGCTCAGGCAACGCCAGGTTACAGCAGGTGATTAATTATCTTACCCAGCAGGATGAAAAAAATCAGCCGGTCGCCGATATTGATCCCCAGAGCCTGATCAAACCGGAAAGTACTTCAAAACCTGCGGTAGACAGCAATGGTATTACCGTGTCCGGGGTGGGCAATTTATTGACCCATATTGCCAAGTGCTGTCACCCGGTGCCGGGGGATGAAATTTCCGGCTTTATCACCCAGGGGCGCGGCATTTCCGTGCACCGGGCGGATTGCGAGCAATTGAAAAATGCCTTTAAGCAGCAGCCTGAACGTGAAGTTGAAGTGCAGTGGGGGGATCAAAGCAAGCAAAGTTACCAGGTAGGGGTACAGGTAGTCGCCAGTGACCGCCAGGGGCTGGTGCGGGATATTTCCACCATTATTGCCAATGAAAGGGTGAGTATTGTCGGTTTGGAAAGCCACTCCGACAGCCGCCAGCAAACCACCAGCATGTCGATAAAAATGGAGATCGGCAATAGCGAAGTGTTGACCCGTTTGATGGGGAAGCTGCTGCAACTTGATGACGTCCATGACGTTAAACGTCTTTAG
- the mazG gene encoding nucleoside triphosphate pyrophosphohydrolase, with the protein MLEMKPSMEKLRWIMEQLRDPVTGCPWDIKQDFASIVPHTLEEAYEVADAIEQGDFSELEKELGDLLFQVVFYSQLGKEEKLFDFDSVVAAICEKLIRRHPHVFAKTEFSSEAQIKANWENEKIKERREKNDRQSLSILADIPKALPALSQAAKIQKRCAHVGFDWHQIDDVFAKVAEEVEEVREHLHGDRQELTAELGDLMFAVVNLCRHAKQDPEAVLRQANQKFTKRFHGVEGKVAASGQGFEQHSLEQLENYWQEIKADEQP; encoded by the coding sequence ATGTTAGAGATGAAACCTTCGATGGAGAAGCTGCGCTGGATCATGGAGCAGCTCAGGGATCCTGTAACCGGCTGTCCCTGGGATATCAAACAGGACTTTGCCTCTATTGTGCCCCATACCCTGGAAGAAGCTTATGAAGTGGCGGACGCCATAGAGCAGGGGGATTTTAGCGAGCTGGAAAAAGAGCTCGGCGATCTGTTGTTTCAGGTGGTGTTTTACAGTCAGTTGGGTAAAGAAGAAAAGCTTTTTGATTTTGACTCTGTGGTGGCCGCCATTTGTGAAAAACTGATCCGTCGCCATCCCCATGTTTTCGCCAAAACCGAGTTTTCTTCTGAGGCGCAAATAAAAGCTAATTGGGAAAATGAGAAAATAAAGGAGCGCCGGGAAAAAAATGACCGTCAGTCGTTGAGTATTTTGGCGGATATCCCTAAGGCTTTACCGGCCTTATCCCAGGCGGCCAAAATCCAGAAACGCTGTGCCCACGTTGGTTTCGACTGGCACCAGATCGATGATGTTTTTGCCAAGGTCGCCGAAGAGGTAGAGGAAGTGCGGGAGCATTTACATGGCGACAGGCAGGAATTAACGGCTGAGCTGGGAGATCTGATGTTTGCCGTGGTGAATTTATGTCGCCATGCCAAACAAGATCCCGAAGCGGTATTGCGCCAGGCGAACCAGAAGTTTACCAAACGTTTCCATGGGGTTGAAGGGAAAGTGGCGGCCTCGGGACAAGGCTTTGAACAACATAGCCTGGAACAGCTGGAAAATTACTGGCAAGAGATCAAGGCGGATGAACAGCCCTGA
- a CDS encoding RNA methyltransferase, with the protein MNDVKTAKQQTVKVSIGLTDPKSPSNVGAVMRAAGCYQADAVYYTGQRYARAAKFNTDTKNVAANIPLTRCDSLVEQAGQGVKLVCVELVEGATPLPAFKHPERACYIFGPEDGTLSQQVIDQSDAVVYVPTTGCMNLAATVNVLLYDRLAKSEDMAAGDELIRQSRDTNNKVKVKSGEAPLLEG; encoded by the coding sequence ATGAATGATGTAAAAACCGCTAAACAGCAGACCGTCAAAGTGAGTATAGGTTTAACGGACCCGAAAAGTCCGTCCAATGTCGGTGCCGTGATGCGCGCCGCCGGTTGTTATCAGGCGGATGCGGTATATTATACCGGTCAGCGTTATGCCCGCGCCGCGAAATTTAATACCGATACCAAAAATGTTGCCGCCAATATTCCGTTAACCCGGTGTGACTCTTTGGTGGAGCAGGCAGGGCAAGGGGTGAAACTTGTCTGTGTTGAGCTGGTGGAAGGGGCAACCCCGTTGCCGGCTTTTAAGCACCCTGAGCGGGCTTGTTATATTTTTGGTCCCGAAGACGGCACCTTGTCCCAGCAAGTGATCGACCAGTCAGATGCGGTGGTTTATGTGCCCACCACTGGCTGCATGAATCTTGCCGCCACCGTCAATGTCCTGCTTTATGATCGCCTGGCTAAATCCGAAGATATGGCGGCCGGTGATGAGCTGATCCGGCAAAGCCGTGATACCAACAATAAAGTTAAAGTGAAATCCGGGGAAGCGCCTCTGCTTGAGGGCTAA
- a CDS encoding DUF2986 domain-containing protein, whose product MNRKKKIKETLKKKAKKANAKLHKSNKPRYISKAEREKLALAAGQGEMQTEAATEEGVKQTTQAQAQSE is encoded by the coding sequence ATGAACAGAAAGAAAAAAATCAAAGAAACCCTGAAGAAAAAAGCCAAAAAGGCAAATGCCAAACTGCATAAAAGCAATAAACCCAGATATATCAGCAAAGCCGAGCGAGAGAAGTTAGCTTTGGCTGCCGGGCAAGGCGAAATGCAAACGGAAGCAGCAACAGAGGAAGGAGTAAAGCAAACAACACAAGCGCAGGCACAAAGCGAATAA
- a CDS encoding TonB-dependent receptor yields the protein MTKLINVFLKTGLLTCLALFQLTAFASQDWAIHGFASQGIIQAGDNNFVSRDADDDISFDLTEIGINASYQWQPDIRFAGQLVYINGGNRYEEGARVDYLLMDWTLASDIDWQLNLYLGRYKNQHWLYSSTRDVPHTRPSAILPQSVYYDIFRDVALGSDGASLSYTRLTDIGEFDLLWSYGTSPISDSATTLLLSTTAAGDIDQDFTHQASIFYRPEGTAWQYGISLLDSDFKYSADGNEGYFDADATSQRVMLNLLYNSQQWEFAAELFQERFFFDGFFTPDWSHDQKAQGFYAQGRYFFDEQLTFMLRYDRFDANKDDRKGTELERNTRIPAYFGYMYDTTVGLTYRFESNWQIQAEYHWLEGTARLAPAVVPDVWTNDSKNWQLWALQLMYWF from the coding sequence ATGACTAAGCTGATAAATGTTTTTTTGAAGACGGGCTTGTTGACATGTCTTGCTCTTTTTCAGCTGACAGCTTTTGCCAGCCAGGACTGGGCTATTCATGGTTTTGCTTCCCAGGGCATTATTCAGGCGGGAGATAATAACTTTGTCAGTCGCGATGCCGATGATGATATCTCTTTTGATTTAACTGAAATCGGCATCAATGCCTCATATCAGTGGCAACCGGATATCCGCTTTGCCGGGCAACTGGTCTATATTAACGGCGGCAACCGCTATGAAGAAGGGGCTCGGGTCGATTATTTATTGATGGACTGGACGCTGGCCAGTGATATCGACTGGCAATTAAACCTTTATCTCGGGCGTTATAAAAACCAGCACTGGTTATACTCCAGCACCCGGGATGTGCCCCATACCCGGCCGTCGGCCATACTTCCCCAGTCTGTGTATTATGATATCTTCCGGGATGTTGCCCTGGGTAGTGACGGTGCGAGCCTGTCCTATACCCGGTTAACGGATATTGGCGAGTTTGATCTCCTGTGGAGTTACGGGACTTCTCCGATCAGCGACAGTGCCACCACCTTATTGCTCAGCACCACAGCTGCCGGCGATATAGATCAGGACTTTACCCATCAGGCCAGTATTTTTTACCGTCCCGAGGGGACTGCCTGGCAATACGGCATCAGCTTGCTCGACTCTGATTTTAAATACAGTGCCGACGGCAATGAAGGCTATTTTGATGCCGATGCTACCTCGCAGCGGGTGATGCTGAATCTGTTGTATAATAGTCAGCAGTGGGAATTTGCCGCCGAGCTGTTTCAAGAGCGTTTTTTCTTTGACGGTTTTTTCACCCCTGACTGGAGCCATGATCAGAAGGCCCAGGGTTTCTATGCCCAGGGGCGTTACTTTTTCGATGAGCAGCTGACCTTCATGTTGCGTTATGACAGGTTTGATGCCAACAAGGATGACCGCAAAGGGACTGAGCTTGAAAGAAATACCCGTATACCGGCGTATTTTGGTTATATGTACGACACTACGGTAGGCTTGACCTACAGGTTTGAGTCGAACTGGCAAATTCAGGCAGAGTATCACTGGCTGGAAGGCACGGCACGGTTAGCACCGGCGGTGGTGCCCGATGTGTGGACCAATGACAGCAAAAACTGGCAGTTGTGGGCACTTCAATTAATGTACTGGTTTTAA
- a CDS encoding putative bifunctional diguanylate cyclase/phosphodiesterase, giving the protein MRKFISLPWKAITLTLGAMLVITLTLTIFSVLQLQEEFDQRQQEKKSAAKLIYSYLQKISNDKRILWLTTLSSQHLVKNNDYRAFDQAVQHQFDLDELRIDSVWVLNEQGQQVYASSAEANGKVRQVARQVFEQQSVAELIYCEQEKSNCYHIVAMPVMTSANEMTALISRANLSDLLFTFLALNENTRLAIVNVPLVNSEQHTNLRALSILTRSNDDKIVPIIESLAQELTLSELKKSVSTEFGDEHFSISLFELQPGSKDGNYVMLIDDITQYRQTNEAFQRAIVVIATIIFVLIAVVVFVLTRRSSQRLLKLAADLPLLAEKRFDEFRRRKFSGFRLTSDELDILHSSASDLADQLEELHFKIEQNTRELENIAMYDLLTGLPNRNMLNFQLKKNLATLSRSQDYVALLFLDLDDFKKVNDSHGHNMGDFLLEEAARRLRMSIRDTDIACRFGGDEFVIVLPQVQKWEDVERVADKLLQAFKQPIQIEDHRFYVSTSIGGALAKDNSITAEDLIRNADMAMYEAKDNGGNCYQIYDAGMYQRVAHKVLLETEVREAIVQGQFSLSLQPQVEINSGRLFGFEALLRWNHPKRGLVSPDEFIPVLENSKHMIELGYWVIRHSIELLKQLNEAGYTGISIAINLSAGQFVDPGLYRFLVEQAQAFGVDAGAIELELTERTLVEDIDKTLETMHKLRDRGFSFSIDDFGTGYSSLSYLKKMPVDCIKIDKCFVSGMLDNQADMQIVMSTIAMVRNLGMKVIAEGVENRAQLRFLKSEQCDLVQGYLFSRPICETVLMEELKTKVSRGVWIEAAEMSKQHLLESGHN; this is encoded by the coding sequence TTGCGTAAGTTTATAAGTTTACCCTGGAAGGCGATAACGCTGACACTTGGTGCCATGCTGGTTATTACCCTGACGTTGACGATTTTTTCGGTGCTGCAGCTGCAGGAGGAATTCGACCAGCGCCAGCAGGAAAAAAAGTCTGCCGCTAAGCTGATTTACAGCTATCTGCAAAAAATTTCCAACGATAAACGTATCTTATGGCTGACCACGTTAAGCTCTCAACACCTGGTAAAAAATAACGATTACCGGGCCTTCGATCAGGCGGTACAGCATCAGTTTGATTTAGACGAGTTACGCATCGACTCCGTTTGGGTCTTAAACGAGCAGGGGCAGCAAGTATACGCCAGCAGCGCAGAAGCCAACGGTAAGGTCAGGCAAGTGGCCCGGCAGGTATTTGAGCAACAATCGGTGGCTGAGCTGATTTATTGCGAGCAGGAAAAAAGCAATTGTTACCATATCGTCGCTATGCCGGTGATGACCTCCGCCAATGAAATGACCGCCTTGATCAGCCGGGCAAATCTCAGCGATCTCTTGTTTACTTTTTTAGCGCTAAATGAAAATACCCGCCTGGCAATAGTCAATGTGCCCCTGGTTAACAGTGAGCAGCATACCAACTTAAGGGCGCTGTCGATTTTAACCCGCTCAAACGATGACAAAATTGTGCCGATAATTGAGTCACTGGCGCAGGAACTGACCTTAAGTGAATTGAAAAAGAGCGTCAGCACAGAGTTTGGCGATGAGCATTTTTCCATCAGCCTGTTTGAACTCCAGCCCGGCAGCAAAGACGGCAACTATGTGATGCTGATTGATGATATCACCCAGTACCGGCAAACAAACGAAGCGTTTCAGCGCGCGATTGTCGTGATTGCCACCATCATTTTTGTGTTGATTGCCGTCGTGGTTTTTGTACTGACCCGGCGCTCGAGCCAACGCTTGCTTAAACTGGCCGCGGATTTGCCGCTGCTGGCGGAAAAGCGCTTTGATGAATTTCGACGACGTAAATTTTCCGGGTTCAGGTTAACCAGCGATGAGCTGGATATTTTGCATAGCTCGGCCTCAGATCTGGCGGATCAACTTGAAGAATTACATTTTAAAATTGAGCAAAATACCCGGGAGCTGGAAAACATCGCCATGTATGATCTGCTTACCGGTTTGCCCAACCGTAATATGCTTAACTTCCAGCTGAAAAAGAACCTGGCCACCTTATCCCGCAGCCAGGATTATGTCGCGTTGTTATTCCTCGACCTCGACGACTTTAAAAAAGTCAATGACAGCCATGGCCATAACATGGGGGATTTTTTGCTGGAAGAGGCTGCCCGCCGTTTGCGCATGTCCATCCGCGATACCGATATAGCTTGTCGTTTTGGCGGCGATGAATTTGTTATCGTGCTGCCCCAGGTACAAAAATGGGAAGATGTTGAACGGGTTGCGGACAAGTTGCTGCAGGCCTTTAAACAGCCGATCCAAATCGAAGATCACCGTTTTTATGTTTCTACCAGCATCGGCGGCGCGCTGGCCAAAGACAATAGCATTACGGCGGAAGATTTGATCCGCAACGCCGACATGGCCATGTATGAAGCCAAGGATAACGGTGGTAATTGTTATCAGATTTATGATGCCGGCATGTACCAGCGGGTTGCCCATAAGGTGTTGCTGGAAACCGAGGTCAGGGAAGCCATTGTCCAGGGACAATTCAGTTTGAGCCTGCAGCCCCAGGTAGAGATCAATAGCGGACGCTTATTTGGTTTTGAAGCCCTGCTGCGCTGGAATCATCCCAAGCGCGGCCTGGTCTCTCCGGATGAATTTATTCCGGTACTGGAAAACTCCAAGCATATGATCGAGCTGGGCTATTGGGTAATACGCCACAGCATTGAATTATTAAAGCAGCTCAATGAGGCCGGTTATACCGGGATCAGCATCGCGATTAACCTTTCTGCCGGGCAGTTTGTCGACCCCGGGCTTTACCGGTTTTTAGTGGAGCAGGCACAAGCTTTCGGTGTTGACGCCGGCGCGATAGAGCTGGAATTAACCGAACGTACTTTGGTAGAAGATATAGATAAAACGCTGGAAACCATGCATAAATTGCGTGACCGTGGTTTTTCTTTTTCTATCGATGATTTCGGCACCGGTTATTCATCGTTAAGCTACCTGAAAAAAATGCCGGTGGATTGTATCAAAATCGATAAATGTTTCGTTTCCGGCATGCTGGATAACCAGGCGGATATGCAAATCGTGATGTCAACCATCGCCATGGTGCGCAATTTGGGGATGAAGGTGATTGCCGAGGGAGTGGAAAACCGGGCGCAGCTAAGGTTCTTAAAAAGCGAGCAATGTGATCTGGTGCAGGGATATTTATTCAGCCGCCCCATCTGTGAAACGGTCTTGATGGAAGAGTTAAAAACCAAGGTTAGCCGCGGGGTGTGGATTGAAGCGGCAGAGATGAGTAAACAGCACCTGTTAGAGTCCGGCCATAACTAA
- a CDS encoding DUF4202 domain-containing protein, with product MSRLDSVLSAIDDINSQDPNNISFDGQTQPKELIYGRQMSQCQQQYWPEASEYLQIAVRAQHIKRWFLKRSEFDAGKAGYLAWRKEQGKYHARLTSDLMQANGYNDEEVAQTAAIIRKEKLRSNSDSQALEDVACLVFLQYYFDDFAAKHSEEKIVRILQKTWKKMSVKAQDIALTLSLPEHLSALVEKALAP from the coding sequence TTGTCACGTTTAGATTCAGTATTATCCGCCATCGACGATATCAACAGCCAGGACCCCAATAACATCAGCTTTGACGGGCAAACACAGCCGAAAGAATTGATTTACGGCCGGCAAATGAGCCAATGCCAGCAGCAGTATTGGCCAGAGGCGAGTGAGTATTTACAAATTGCCGTGCGGGCCCAACATATCAAACGCTGGTTTTTAAAACGCAGCGAGTTTGACGCGGGAAAAGCCGGTTACCTGGCCTGGCGTAAAGAGCAGGGAAAATATCACGCCCGGCTGACATCGGATCTTATGCAGGCAAACGGCTATAACGATGAAGAAGTGGCACAAACCGCCGCGATTATCCGCAAAGAAAAGCTCAGAAGCAATAGCGACAGCCAGGCTTTGGAAGACGTTGCCTGTCTGGTGTTTCTGCAATATTATTTTGATGATTTTGCCGCTAAGCACAGCGAAGAAAAAATCGTCCGTATTTTACAGAAAACCTGGAAAAAGATGTCGGTTAAAGCGCAAGATATCGCCCTGACCCTGAGTTTACCCGAGCACTTGTCTGCCCTGGTAGAAAAAGCCCTGGCTCCCTGA